The Chitinophaga flava genome has a segment encoding these proteins:
- a CDS encoding hybrid sensor histidine kinase/response regulator transcription factor, producing the protein MMRIFLFLAMLAAPFRVFAQVANYSFSKLDIYYGLSHNQVTAILKDTEGYLWFGTVSGLNRYDGHTCKILRNRQNDSTSLADNYVLSLYELPDEKIWVATKGGPSIYDTYTERFNANYNGYLKSLGLPDGTLYTITKGCNGRYWFLYENGGLFLYANKQAKKIAINPADKIIAVRETTAGKLWTLHQNGVLREYDISSGKTISTSTALQQQAKGHNPTNLFIDSDGDIWLWSFAYGVCLFHPQDNSVRLFNESSVPSRLQSNLVSQIVQDNNGMIWIATDHGGITLIDKKKDFHTSYLLNDPRNPQSLSQNSINALYKDDRGILWTGTYKQGVNYLNSNILRFPHYHHQESDPGSLPYDDVNRFVEDKQGNLWIGTNGGGLIYFDRKNNTFRQYQHDPGNPNSISNNVIVSLWIDHQNILWIGTYFGGLNSFDGRKFTHYQHNDQDSSSLADDKVWEVFEDKDQHLWIGTWGSGLDLFDRTTGRFQHFYREKSGNQAPNYISALMDDRKGNLWTGTTNGVMVFSPDKKLAATYRHTAGKKSLSSNNVICFLEDSKGRIWIGTHEGLNLFNEQTGDFELFTMADGLPDNIILNMLEDDAHKLWLSTPSGLCSATLTQKGNCISLSVAGYDEANNLQNREFNENAAFKTSTGELVFGGPSGFNIINPSQTQKADDHSKLIFTGLQILNNSIKPGETVNGRIVLEQSLSKLKRIDLKYRENVFSIEFASLDYGHRAYYRYAYTLEGFNTDWLYADGDQRKATYTNLDPGNYTFKVKALNSDGSWSEPISLAIHVEPPFWRTPFAFAMYLLTTAGLLLLARRITLDRIHMRYEVEQQRREAERVHAIEQVKTKFFTNVSHELRTPLSLIISPLDTIIKNTHDEVQQKQLGLVLRNAKRLLNLVNQLLDFRKMEVQAIRLHLAMGNIVQFIRDISHSFTDIAEKKKISFNFSSTIDSLEIYFDKDKIEKILFNLLSNAFKYTPDNGAVTLRLSCEQPSGDEDDATLVIEIQDTGIGIPDNQQQKIFERFFQTDVPSDMANQGTGIGLAITKEFVKLHHGVIAVKSAPGNGTCFTVRIPAKKIYDPSIRSTTPLVTEEDATQMLSEETRKNGKTKTILLVEDNEDLRFYLKDNLRGRYHVEEATNGKEGWEKVKQCNPDLVVSDIMMPLSDGIDLVKNIRTETGTAHIPVVLLTAVGDEGRQLQAFAAGANDYITKPFTFEILDSRIKNLLAQQKLLQKRFQKQIEVNPAEITVTSVDETFLQNALDVIEKQMDNTDFSVEDFSTAMHMNRVTLYRKVLALTGKSPLEFIRSIRLKRAAQLLEKSGMTIAEIAYKVGFNNPKQFSKFFKEEFKVLPSQYAMRKKETDS; encoded by the coding sequence ATGATGCGCATTTTCCTTTTCCTGGCAATGCTGGCGGCACCTTTTCGGGTTTTTGCCCAAGTAGCCAACTACAGCTTTTCCAAACTAGACATCTATTACGGCTTGTCGCATAATCAGGTGACAGCTATCCTCAAGGACACAGAAGGTTATCTTTGGTTTGGCACAGTATCGGGGCTTAACCGCTATGATGGCCATACCTGTAAGATACTGCGCAACCGCCAGAACGACAGCACCTCGCTGGCGGACAATTATGTGCTTTCTCTGTATGAACTTCCGGATGAAAAAATCTGGGTGGCAACGAAAGGCGGCCCTTCCATCTACGACACCTATACAGAACGTTTCAATGCTAACTATAACGGCTATCTGAAATCACTTGGTCTTCCGGACGGTACTTTGTATACCATCACCAAAGGATGTAACGGGAGATACTGGTTCCTGTATGAGAACGGCGGGCTGTTTCTCTATGCCAACAAACAGGCAAAAAAAATTGCAATCAACCCTGCTGACAAGATCATCGCCGTACGCGAAACAACTGCCGGTAAATTATGGACCCTTCACCAGAACGGCGTCTTACGGGAATACGACATCTCCTCCGGTAAAACTATTTCCACCAGTACGGCACTTCAACAACAGGCCAAAGGCCATAACCCCACCAACCTTTTCATTGATAGTGACGGTGATATATGGCTCTGGAGCTTTGCCTACGGCGTCTGCCTTTTCCATCCGCAAGACAATTCTGTCAGGCTATTCAACGAAAGCTCCGTCCCATCCAGACTGCAATCCAACCTCGTCAGCCAGATTGTGCAAGACAACAATGGCATGATATGGATAGCTACAGACCACGGCGGCATCACACTCATCGATAAAAAGAAGGATTTCCATACCAGTTACCTGCTCAACGACCCCAGAAATCCTCAGAGCCTGAGCCAGAACAGCATCAATGCTTTGTATAAAGATGACAGAGGTATTCTGTGGACCGGCACCTACAAACAGGGCGTGAATTACCTCAACAGCAATATCCTGCGGTTCCCCCACTATCATCACCAGGAGTCAGATCCCGGAAGCCTTCCCTATGATGATGTGAACCGTTTTGTGGAAGACAAACAGGGCAACCTCTGGATAGGCACCAATGGTGGCGGGCTTATTTACTTCGACAGAAAAAACAATACCTTCCGGCAATACCAGCATGACCCGGGCAATCCCAACAGCATCAGCAACAATGTCATCGTTAGCCTATGGATCGATCATCAGAACATTCTTTGGATAGGCACCTACTTCGGAGGACTTAATAGCTTCGACGGCAGAAAATTCACCCACTACCAGCATAACGACCAGGACTCTTCTTCCCTGGCTGATGATAAGGTATGGGAAGTTTTTGAAGATAAAGACCAGCACCTGTGGATAGGCACCTGGGGCTCCGGACTGGACTTATTTGACCGCACTACAGGCCGTTTTCAGCATTTCTACCGCGAGAAATCCGGTAATCAGGCACCCAATTACATCTCCGCGCTAATGGACGACCGTAAAGGCAATTTATGGACAGGCACCACCAACGGAGTGATGGTTTTCTCCCCCGACAAAAAACTTGCCGCCACCTACCGCCACACCGCCGGCAAAAAAAGCCTGAGCAGTAATAATGTCATCTGTTTTCTGGAAGACAGTAAAGGCAGGATATGGATAGGCACGCATGAAGGACTTAACCTGTTCAACGAACAGACGGGTGACTTTGAGCTGTTTACCATGGCCGATGGCCTTCCGGATAATATCATCCTTAACATGCTGGAAGACGATGCGCATAAACTGTGGCTTTCCACACCCAGTGGACTATGCAGCGCCACCCTGACACAGAAAGGTAACTGCATCTCACTGTCTGTTGCTGGTTACGACGAGGCCAACAATCTTCAGAACCGTGAATTCAATGAAAACGCCGCATTCAAAACCAGCACCGGAGAGCTTGTCTTCGGCGGCCCATCTGGTTTTAATATCATTAACCCCAGCCAGACACAAAAAGCAGATGACCATTCCAAACTGATATTCACCGGCCTTCAAATACTGAACAACAGCATTAAACCGGGGGAAACTGTCAACGGCCGTATTGTATTGGAGCAATCCCTTTCGAAGCTTAAACGCATCGACCTGAAATACCGGGAGAATGTTTTCTCCATTGAGTTCGCATCGCTGGACTATGGCCACAGGGCATATTACCGCTACGCCTATACGCTGGAGGGATTTAATACCGACTGGCTCTATGCAGACGGCGACCAACGCAAAGCCACCTACACCAACCTGGATCCGGGGAATTACACCTTTAAAGTCAAAGCACTCAACAGCGATGGTTCCTGGAGCGAGCCTATATCGTTGGCAATCCATGTGGAGCCACCTTTCTGGCGGACTCCCTTCGCATTCGCCATGTACCTGCTGACAACAGCCGGTCTGCTCCTGCTGGCACGACGCATAACACTGGACAGAATACACATGCGGTATGAAGTGGAACAACAGCGCCGCGAAGCGGAAAGAGTCCATGCGATTGAACAGGTCAAGACAAAATTCTTCACTAATGTCAGCCATGAATTACGCACACCATTGAGCCTGATCATCTCTCCGCTGGACACTATCATCAAAAACACCCACGATGAAGTACAACAAAAGCAGTTAGGGCTGGTGCTCCGTAACGCCAAAAGATTACTGAACCTGGTGAACCAACTGCTTGATTTCAGAAAAATGGAAGTACAGGCTATCCGGCTGCATCTGGCTATGGGCAATATTGTACAGTTCATTCGGGATATCAGCCACTCCTTTACGGACATCGCGGAGAAAAAGAAGATCAGCTTTAACTTCTCTTCTACCATTGACAGTCTTGAAATATATTTTGATAAGGACAAGATTGAAAAGATCTTATTCAACCTACTGTCTAACGCTTTCAAATACACGCCTGACAATGGCGCCGTTACGCTGCGGCTCTCCTGTGAACAACCTTCCGGGGATGAAGATGATGCAACGCTTGTTATAGAAATACAGGATACCGGCATCGGCATTCCCGACAACCAGCAACAGAAAATCTTTGAACGTTTCTTTCAGACAGATGTGCCATCAGATATGGCTAATCAGGGCACCGGCATAGGACTGGCAATTACTAAGGAGTTCGTAAAACTTCATCATGGGGTTATCGCCGTAAAAAGTGCTCCGGGCAATGGTACCTGCTTTACCGTAAGAATCCCGGCCAAAAAGATATACGACCCTTCCATACGCAGTACCACGCCGTTGGTAACAGAAGAAGACGCCACTCAAATGCTGTCTGAAGAAACGCGGAAAAATGGCAAAACGAAAACCATCCTTTTGGTGGAAGATAATGAAGACCTGCGCTTCTACCTGAAAGACAACCTGAGAGGCAGGTATCATGTTGAAGAAGCGACCAATGGCAAAGAAGGCTGGGAAAAAGTGAAGCAGTGCAACCCCGACCTGGTGGTGAGTGATATCATGATGCCACTGTCGGACGGTATCGATCTGGTTAAAAATATCAGGACAGAAACAGGTACCGCGCATATCCCCGTAGTCCTGCTCACCGCTGTGGGCGATGAAGGCCGGCAGCTACAGGCATTTGCTGCCGGCGCCAATGATTATATCACCAAGCCTTTTACTTTTGAAATACTGGATTCGAGAATTAAAAACCTACTGGCCCAGCAGAAGTTGTTGCAGAAAAGATTCCAGAAACAGATTGAAGTGAATCCAGCAGAAATAACGGTTACCTCGGTAGATGAAACATTCTTGCAAAATGCGCTTGACGTGATTGAAAAACAAATGGACAATACTGATTTTTCTGTGGAAGACTTCAGTACAGCGATGCACATGAACCGGGTAACGCTTTACCGGAAAGTGCTGGCGCTTACCGGCAAATCTCCGCTGGAATTCATCCGCTCCATCCGGCTGAAACGCGCTGCGCAGCTGCTGGAGAAAAGCGGTATGACCATCGCGGAGATTGCCTATAAGGTGGGATTCAATAATCCCAAACAGTTCTCGAAGTTCTTTAAAGAAGAATTTAAAGTGCTCCCGTCACAATATGCCATGCGTAAAAAAGAAACAGACAGTTAA
- a CDS encoding helix-turn-helix domain-containing protein codes for MRMSEIAYELGFTDESHLNRIFKKYNRISLLIIYTY; via the coding sequence ATGCGCATGAGTGAAATTGCCTATGAGCTTGGATTTACGGACGAAAGTCATCTAAACCGTATTTTTAAAAAATATAATAGAATAAGTCTTCTGATTATCTATACTTATTGA
- a CDS encoding class I lanthipeptide has protein sequence MKKQTFKKLSLRKVEIASLSLDGQKNLWGGTGTGPAGPPSIGGGYTTAPAGPMPPVGSPCLISNGSPCQLSNGNVGPCCPI, from the coding sequence ATGAAAAAGCAAACATTCAAAAAGCTCAGCCTGCGCAAAGTGGAAATTGCGAGTCTAAGTCTTGACGGACAGAAAAACTTGTGGGGTGGTACAGGTACTGGTCCTGCTGGTCCTCCCAGCATAGGTGGCGGTTATACAACAGCCCCTGCTGGTCCAATGCCTCCGGTTGGATCTCCTTGCCTGATCAGCAACGGATCTCCTTGCCAGCTCAGCAACGGTAATGTTGGTCCTTGTTGTCCTATTTGA
- a CDS encoding prolyl hydroxylase family protein — MGRLKVRRALYEKEAFPETSMQDIGMELQKWGIQHELKTAPCNITDAMVFPTMAVIRIHEQDVLAIVEKVEEQQIHLQYFFADTITCAVSELTVLQYLDIKEIVVDKEFCEACEQEDLSEREAYTDSIFAVEDFLSEEECNYMIDYCEQHNLFNRSMTGAADGTGEITGNRTSYSAFITTSRQDPLFNDIIERAADLMEVEPARIEDLQCVRYGEGQEFKPHFDSFETGVKRKATLLVYLNDNFEGGETVFPEIGFSVSPKRGMALSFVNLDEQNKDLIYSLHGGAPVTAGIKFACNIWIHL; from the coding sequence ATGGGGCGCTTAAAAGTACGGAGAGCCCTATACGAAAAAGAAGCGTTCCCGGAAACGTCCATGCAGGACATAGGCATGGAATTGCAGAAATGGGGTATCCAGCATGAGCTGAAAACGGCGCCCTGTAACATTACAGATGCCATGGTTTTTCCGACTATGGCCGTTATCCGGATACACGAGCAGGATGTACTTGCAATAGTAGAAAAGGTAGAAGAACAACAGATACACTTACAATATTTTTTTGCAGATACCATCACCTGTGCTGTGAGTGAGTTAACAGTGTTGCAATACCTGGACATAAAAGAAATTGTTGTTGACAAAGAATTTTGTGAAGCATGCGAACAGGAAGATTTATCTGAGCGGGAAGCGTATACTGATTCAATTTTTGCGGTGGAAGATTTTTTGTCGGAAGAGGAATGTAACTATATGATTGATTATTGTGAACAACATAACTTGTTCAACAGAAGTATGACCGGAGCTGCAGATGGTACCGGCGAGATAACGGGAAACAGAACCAGTTACTCGGCGTTTATTACTACCAGCAGACAGGATCCATTATTTAATGACATCATAGAACGAGCAGCTGACCTGATGGAAGTGGAACCAGCACGCATTGAAGATTTACAGTGTGTTCGTTATGGAGAAGGACAGGAGTTTAAACCACATTTCGATTCTTTCGAAACAGGAGTGAAACGTAAGGCTACTCTTTTGGTTTATCTGAATGATAATTTCGAAGGAGGGGAAACAGTATTTCCGGAAATAGGTTTTAGTGTAAGTCCTAAGAGGGGGATGGCTTTGTCTTTTGTAAATCTTGATGAACAGAACAAGGATCTGATCTATTCCCTTCATGGAGGAGCACCTGTAACAGCGGGCATAAAGTTCGCATGTAATATATGGATCCATTTGTGA
- a CDS encoding PDDEXK-like family protein, with translation MKEKIETYFSGISDKISSIRNANKEIELLEAPRFSVFDYINADENKLSDIIADLLTPQGKHGQGNVFLLEFLKLINLENIDPGKLRNVRREASTRLINQTQRRMDILIEFNNQAIMIENKPWAADQYKQLSDYRDHLYREYRENFTIVYLASRDGGPSEESIPKNELNELIEKSQFIQISFDKGLVAWIERCLEKCKPQNVKHFLNDFKLYLVNNFNTKTA, from the coding sequence ATGAAAGAAAAGATAGAAACCTACTTTTCGGGTATAAGTGACAAAATCAGTTCTATCCGTAATGCCAATAAAGAAATCGAATTGCTGGAAGCGCCGAGATTTAGCGTGTTTGATTATATCAATGCGGATGAAAATAAGCTTTCAGATATCATTGCAGATTTATTAACCCCTCAGGGTAAACATGGACAGGGAAATGTATTTCTGCTGGAATTTCTTAAACTTATCAACCTCGAAAATATTGATCCGGGAAAACTCCGGAATGTCAGAAGAGAAGCCTCTACCAGGCTAATCAATCAAACCCAAAGGAGAATGGACATTCTGATTGAATTTAACAATCAGGCTATCATGATCGAAAATAAACCCTGGGCAGCAGATCAATACAAACAGTTATCTGATTATCGGGATCACTTGTACAGAGAATACAGGGAAAATTTCACCATTGTTTATTTAGCTTCCCGCGATGGTGGTCCGTCAGAAGAAAGTATTCCTAAAAACGAGCTGAATGAACTGATAGAAAAAAGCCAATTTATACAAATATCCTTCGATAAAGGTTTGGTTGCATGGATCGAAAGATGTCTGGAAAAATGTAAGCCTCAAAATGTAAAACATTTTTTAAACGACTTTAAACTTTATTTAGTCAACAACTTTAATACAAAAACTGCATGA
- a CDS encoding ABC transporter permease — protein MLKSYVKVAWRNLRKNKMYSTINIIGLASGITMFLLIGHWIIDEWSFDKQFDNYEHIAQVWQNVSNNGSIGTGNNQPFPLGAALRKDYGSDFQRVAMCTWNQTHLLSPGNKVLSRAGVYCEPDFTKMLSLKMSHGHDNLADPNTILLSESLAHSCFGNENPINKTLQIDNKQAVVVAGVYRDMPYNSTFAGIDFMMPWEQYARNEGLYNYDNPWRANSYRVFVQIADNANMEKISGKIKDVKLKNVREDELTLHPQLFLYPMSRWHLYSEFKNGVNTGGLIRYIWLLGISGIFVLLLACINFMNLSTARSEKRAKEVGIRKAIGSRRSQLIYQFFSESFLMVMIALLISLLLFQLILPYFNQLSDKRLVLLWTTPLFWVACIGFCIITGLIAGSYPAFYLSSFRPVSVLKGAFRAGKSATIPRKILVIVQFTVSVTLIIVTTVVFRQIQFAQNRPIGYDRNGLIMVPMYSQHIHDHFNLVRNELLETGAISDMAESWSPVTSVWSTNSGFNWEGKDPGLALDFPNNGVSYDYGNTIGWQFVAGRDFSRSFATDSAAFVINEAAAKFMGLKDPVGKTITWDGSPYTIIGIIKDVISESPYEAVRPSVFHLSKDAGTQMVVKINPALSPREALEKIEAVFKKNNPNAPFDYQFVDQEYARKFGDEQRFGKLAGIFSLLAIFISCIGLLGITSYMAEQRTKEIGLRKVLGASLFSLWVLLSTDFIILIIVSFVIAFPVAYYAMITWLQHYQYHTTIAWWIFPVAAGGTLFVAFLTVSYQTIRATRMNPVKSLKSE, from the coding sequence ATGTTAAAAAGCTATGTCAAAGTCGCATGGCGCAATTTGCGCAAAAACAAAATGTATTCAACCATCAACATCATTGGCCTGGCTTCCGGAATAACCATGTTCCTGCTGATCGGTCATTGGATAATTGATGAATGGTCGTTTGATAAGCAATTTGATAACTATGAGCACATTGCCCAGGTATGGCAGAATGTATCGAACAATGGCAGTATCGGCACAGGAAATAATCAGCCATTTCCGTTGGGAGCTGCGCTACGTAAAGATTATGGAAGCGATTTCCAACGTGTCGCCATGTGTACCTGGAATCAGACACACCTGTTATCCCCCGGAAATAAAGTATTAAGCAGAGCTGGTGTTTATTGCGAACCAGATTTTACAAAAATGTTATCCCTGAAAATGTCGCATGGACATGATAACTTAGCAGATCCTAATACCATCCTGCTTTCCGAATCCCTTGCGCACTCCTGTTTTGGAAATGAAAATCCCATCAACAAAACATTGCAGATCGACAATAAACAGGCAGTAGTGGTAGCAGGTGTATATAGGGATATGCCCTATAATTCGACTTTTGCCGGTATTGATTTTATGATGCCGTGGGAGCAATACGCCCGAAACGAGGGATTATATAATTACGATAACCCCTGGAGAGCGAACTCATACCGGGTATTTGTGCAGATCGCAGACAATGCAAACATGGAAAAAATCTCCGGGAAAATTAAAGATGTTAAGCTAAAAAACGTCCGGGAAGATGAGCTCACCCTGCATCCCCAGTTATTTCTATACCCCATGTCCCGTTGGCATCTGTATTCAGAATTCAAAAACGGGGTGAATACCGGAGGGCTGATCAGATACATTTGGCTACTGGGTATCAGTGGCATATTTGTATTGTTGCTGGCTTGTATCAATTTTATGAACCTGAGCACTGCCAGGTCCGAAAAACGGGCCAAAGAGGTAGGCATACGAAAGGCAATCGGTTCACGCCGGAGCCAGCTGATTTATCAATTCTTCAGCGAATCATTTCTTATGGTAATGATCGCCCTGCTGATTTCTCTGCTGCTGTTTCAGTTGATCCTTCCTTACTTTAATCAGCTCTCCGATAAGAGATTGGTTTTATTATGGACCACTCCTTTATTCTGGGTGGCATGCATAGGCTTTTGCATTATCACAGGGCTGATAGCAGGTAGCTATCCAGCCTTCTATTTATCTTCATTCCGTCCTGTCAGCGTATTAAAGGGTGCCTTCCGGGCAGGCAAATCGGCAACTATTCCCCGCAAAATACTGGTGATAGTACAGTTTACCGTTTCAGTTACCCTGATCATCGTCACTACGGTTGTATTTCGTCAAATACAATTTGCTCAAAACCGGCCTATCGGGTACGATAGGAATGGCCTGATAATGGTGCCGATGTATTCACAACATATCCATGACCACTTTAATCTGGTAAGGAATGAACTCCTGGAAACAGGGGCTATATCGGATATGGCTGAATCATGGAGCCCTGTTACATCAGTATGGTCTACCAATAGCGGTTTTAATTGGGAAGGAAAGGATCCTGGTCTTGCACTTGATTTTCCAAATAATGGCGTTTCCTATGATTACGGGAATACCATAGGTTGGCAATTTGTGGCAGGGAGGGATTTTTCCAGGTCATTTGCAACCGACTCCGCAGCTTTTGTGATCAACGAAGCAGCAGCAAAATTCATGGGACTGAAGGACCCGGTGGGTAAAACAATTACATGGGATGGCAGCCCCTATACAATTATAGGCATCATAAAGGATGTCATTTCAGAATCACCCTATGAGGCTGTACGGCCTTCCGTTTTTCATTTGAGCAAAGACGCGGGCACCCAAATGGTGGTGAAAATAAATCCTGCACTAAGCCCCCGTGAAGCCCTAGAAAAAATAGAAGCTGTTTTTAAAAAGAATAATCCCAACGCTCCTTTCGATTATCAATTTGTTGATCAGGAATATGCGAGAAAATTTGGAGATGAACAACGTTTCGGCAAACTCGCAGGCATATTTTCCCTACTGGCTATATTTATCAGCTGTATCGGATTGCTGGGCATTACCTCTTACATGGCAGAACAACGAACGAAAGAAATTGGCTTACGGAAGGTGCTGGGGGCTTCATTGTTCAGCCTATGGGTACTACTATCCACTGACTTTATAATACTGATTATCGTCTCCTTTGTAATTGCCTTTCCGGTAGCATATTATGCGATGATCACCTGGCTGCAGCATTACCAGTATCATACTACTATTGCCTGGTGGATCTTTCCGGTTGCCGCAGGTGGCACTTTGTTCGTCGCCTTCCTCACTGTTAGTTATCAAACTATCAGGGCCACCCGGATGAATCCGGTAAAGAGTTTAAAATCCGAGTAA